The Brevundimonas sp. SORGH_AS_0993 genome segment CGATCTCGGGTCCGGCGTGGGTGGGCCACAGCACCGCCGCCTCGCGCGCCATGGACGAGGAATGGACGTTGACCACCGCCGCCGTCTGCAACCCTTGCGCCTTGCACCATGTCAGGCTGGCCAAGGTGTCGGCCGTTTCGCCCGACTGGCTGACGGCGACCGCCACTGTGCGCGGCGACACGGCGGGGGAACGGTAGCGGAATTCCGACGCGATCTCGACGTCGCAGGGCAGGCCCGCCAGCTTCTCGAAGGCGTAGCGGCCGATCTGACCGGCGTAGAAGGCGGTGCCGCAGGCGACGATCTGGATGCGGTCCACGGCGGCGAAATCCACGCCCTGCGGCTTGGCCTTGCCCGTCACCAGGTCCAGATATTCCGAAAGGGTGTGCTGGACGCTGTCGGGCTGTTCGTGAATCTCCTTTTCCATGAAGTGGCGATATTCGCCCTTCTCGACCAGGGCCGAGGAGGCCGAGACCTGGACTACCGCACGCTCGACCGACTGGCCGGCGCTGTCGAACATCCGGGCGCCGCGATGGGTCACGGCGACATAGTCGCCCTCTTCCCAGATAGGAGATCTTCTGCGTGAACGGGCCGACCGCCAAGGCGTCGGAGCCCAGATACATCTCGTCCTCGCCCCAGCCGACGACCAGGGGGCTGCCGCGCCGCGCGCCCAGGATCAGGTCGTCCTCGCCGTCGATCAGCACCGCCAGCGCATAGGCGCCCGTCAGCCTATCCAGGGTGGCCTTGAAGGCCTCCAGCGGCGGCCTGCCCGTCTTCAGTTCGGCGTCCAGCAGGTGAGCGATGACCTCAGTGTCGGTCTGGCTCTCGTAGACATGGCCCTCGGCCGCCAGCTCGGCCTTCAGCTCGGCGAAATTCTCGATGATGCCGTTGTGGACCAGGGTGACGCACCCGGCCTTGTGCGGGTGGGCGTTGGCGGTGGTGGGGGCGCCGTGAGTGGCCCAGCGCGTATGGCCGATGCCGACCGTCCCCTTCAGCGGGGCCTCGGCGAGTTCAGCCTCCAGATTGCGGATCTTGCCCTTGGCGCGTCGGCGCTCGACCCCGTCATCGGTCATGACCGCGACACCGGCGGAGTCGTAGCCCCGGTATTCCAGCCGCTTCAGACTGTCGATCAGACGAGGAACGACGGGACCGTTTCCCGTGACGCCGATAATGCCGCACATGCCGCACGCTCCGAAAGAATAAAGGACCGCTTTGCACTGGCGGCCGTCTGGGACTAATCCACGCGATGGAGCCCCTTGAGCGGCCGTCTAGGCAATCTTTGGGCGGCCCGCATCAAAAATGGGGTTTCGGATCGTTACCCGACACACAAGGATCGGCCTTGGGCGACAGAAAATATTTCGGCACCGACGGCATTCGCGGGCGCGCCAACAGCCATCCGATGACGGCCGAGGTGGCCCTGCGGGTCGGTCTGGCCGCCGGCCGTCTGTTCAACACCGGCGACGACCGCCGACATCTGGTGGTGATCGGCAAGGACACCCGACTGTCCGGCTATATGATCGAGCCGGCCCTGGTCTCGGGCTTCGCCTCGGTGGGGATGGACGTGCGCACCTTCGGCCCCGTGCCGACGCCGGGCGTTGCGATGCTGACCCGGTCCATGCGCGCCGATCTGGGCGTCATGATCTCGGCCTCGCACAACGACTACGCCGACAACGGCATCAAGCTGTTCGGCCCCGACGGCTACAAGCTGTCGGACGAGATCGAGCTGAAGATCGAGGCCATGATGGACGACGACCTGGGCAAGGGCCTGGCGGCCTCCAACCGTCTGGGCCGGGTCAAGCGCATCGACGACGCCCAGGCCCGCTACATCGAGATCGCCAAACAGGCCTTCCCCAAGCGTCTGACGCTGCAGGGGCTGCGCATCGCCGTCGATTGCGCCAACGGCGCTGGCTACAAGGTCGCCCCCACCACCCTCTATGAACTGGGGGCCGAGGTCTTCCCCGTGGGGGTGGAGCCGAACGGGACCAACATCAACGCCGACTGCGGCTCGACCCACCCCGAGACCCTGGCGGAGGCGGTCAAACGCTACCGCGCCGACATCGGCATCGCCCTAGACGGCGACGCCGACCGCCTGATCGTCTGCGACGAGAAGGGCCAGGTGGTGGATGGCGACCAGATCATGGCCCTGGTCGGGCTGGACTGGGCGCGGCGCGGCCTGCTGACCGGCGGCGGCGTGGTCGCCACCGTCATGTCCAACCTGGGGCTGGAACGCCGCCTGAAGGCCGAGGGCCTGACGCTGGAGCGCACCAAGGTCGGCGACCGCTATGTGATGGAGCGAATGCGCGAAGGCGGCTTCAACATCGGCGGCGAACAGTCGGGCCACATCATCCTGCACGACCACGCCACGACCGGCGACGGCCTGATGGCGGCGCTCCAGGTCCTGGCCGTCCTGGTCGAATCCGGCCGGCCGATGAGCGTCCTGGCCCGCCAGTTCGATCCCGTGCCGCAAAAGCTGGAAAACGTCCGCTTCACCGCCGAAAGGCCGCTGGAGACCGAAAAGGTCAAGGCCGCCATCGCCGAGGCCGAGGCCGCCCTGAACGGTCAGGGCCGGCTTCTGGTCCGCCCCTCGGGCACCGAAAAGCTGATCCGCGTCATGGCCGAAGGCGACGACGAAGCCCTGGTCAAGCGCGTGGTCGCCGAAGTCGCCGCCGCGGTGAAGACGGCGGGCTGAGGACCCGAGGCCCAGCCTCGCCCTTGGAACGCAGCGTGGGGATCAGCGCGGCGCCAGCTGCGCCTCGAAGAAGGCCCCCACCCTGCGGCGCACGTCTGCCGTGGCGGCGGCGTTGGCCGGGACGGCCTGGCGGCTTCGGCTGGGGTCATCGAAGCCATGGACGGCGCCCTCATAGACGGTCAGTTCGACCGGCTCGCCCGCTGCGCGCGCCCGATCGACCAGCCGTCGACAGCTTTCGGGCGACACCTCTTCGTCGGCCGTGCCGACGAAGACCTGAACCGGCGCATAGGGCCTGTATCCTCGGGCGAAACGGTTCTGCAGGCCGCATCCGGGATACAGGGCGACGCCGGCCCGAAAGCCAAGGCGCCTCATGTCGCCCGGTTTGTCGTCGGCCAGGGCGGCCAGGGTCGCGCTGGCGCCATTGGAGAAGCCCATCAGACCGATGCGGTCGTCGGCCACGCCGTCCAAACTCCGCAGGAACCGCATCGCTCCATAGGCGTCCAGCGGCCGGATCGTCACCTCGTTCACCTCGGGCGGCCGCGTGGAATAGGTTCCGGCGGCGAAGCCCGTAGGATAGCCGCGCGGCCCGAAACTGTCGACGATCAGGACATAGAAGCCGCGCTCGGTCCAGTATTCGGCCCAAAACCTCAGGCGCCGGGTCAGGGTGGAGGCTGCATAGACGCCGTTCGCCTGAGACGAATAGACCCCGCCTCGACCGTGCATCAGAACC includes the following:
- a CDS encoding dienelactone hydrolase family protein, which encodes MKRAIFAAAAVLLGVSGPALARQDPPAASTPVRTAQAAERVTFRSMDEPRTELVGYLFRPAGGASRDGAPAVVLMHGRGGVYSSQANGVYAASTLTRRLRFWAEYWTERGFYVLIVDSFGPRGYPTGFAAGTYSTRPPEVNEVTIRPLDAYGAMRFLRSLDGVADDRIGLMGFSNGASATLAALADDKPGDMRRLGFRAGVALYPGCGLQNRFARGYRPYAPVQVFVGTADEEVSPESCRRLVDRARAAGEPVELTVYEGAVHGFDDPSRSRQAVPANAAATADVRRRVGAFFEAQLAPR
- the glmM gene encoding phosphoglucosamine mutase — its product is MGDRKYFGTDGIRGRANSHPMTAEVALRVGLAAGRLFNTGDDRRHLVVIGKDTRLSGYMIEPALVSGFASVGMDVRTFGPVPTPGVAMLTRSMRADLGVMISASHNDYADNGIKLFGPDGYKLSDEIELKIEAMMDDDLGKGLAASNRLGRVKRIDDAQARYIEIAKQAFPKRLTLQGLRIAVDCANGAGYKVAPTTLYELGAEVFPVGVEPNGTNINADCGSTHPETLAEAVKRYRADIGIALDGDADRLIVCDEKGQVVDGDQIMALVGLDWARRGLLTGGGVVATVMSNLGLERRLKAEGLTLERTKVGDRYVMERMREGGFNIGGEQSGHIILHDHATTGDGLMAALQVLAVLVESGRPMSVLARQFDPVPQKLENVRFTAERPLETEKVKAAIAEAEAALNGQGRLLVRPSGTEKLIRVMAEGDDEALVKRVVAEVAAAVKTAG